From a single Drosophila sulfurigaster albostrigata strain 15112-1811.04 chromosome 3, ASM2355843v2, whole genome shotgun sequence genomic region:
- the LOC133843001 gene encoding zinc finger protein 706-like produces MARGHQKIQSQAKAAEKQAKMKKQQGHSANDQKKAAQKALVHVCVLCKSQMPDPKTYKQHFENKHPKNDMPEELKDL; encoded by the exons ATGGCACGCGGTCACCAGAAAATTCAGTCGCAAGCGAAGGCGGCCGAGAAGCAGGCGAAGATGAAGAAGCAGCAGGGTCACAGTGCCAACGATCAAAAGAAGGCGGCCCAAAAAGCgcttgtgcatgtgtgtgtgctgtgcaAG TCGCAAATGCCGGATCCCAAGACTTATAAGCAGCATTTTGAGAACAAGCATCCGAAGAATGATATGCCCGAGGAGCTGAAAGACTTGTAA
- the LOC133844803 gene encoding LOW QUALITY PROTEIN: putative uncharacterized protein DDB_G0271606 (The sequence of the model RefSeq protein was modified relative to this genomic sequence to represent the inferred CDS: inserted 1 base in 1 codon) encodes MAPQQQQQQQLQQNSTFIDDNLDTCPSLLNLPESPILPTKHQHYQHRQNQDNNNNNNHEKGNDRGNKPCGERLVDAKVATATTATRGSAPQPGQNQQHGSKAANGNGQHTAASRWHRHRSISLYGVNSTVEQGHKEIPIWLDDDEPRYVSGVTNKTTCNDIIKALIDDELSNGNAHYCSNNNNQDGGHGTAASRDYSDYVITERWRGIERSYDGNMAILPVWRAWSRVHNELRLSLKHRRELTEPPQLQLMQLAPTVPTHNFSLLKWFKKTFTSKRQEAKKPIPKLPTRQPRQXKDKRLLAKGQQEMPDELLLILLPDQHYDATTEVNRQAKAKLYKLAETRATQRKRQRQSRRTRHEPIAPTESIVNNNCIRRRRKDAPLRNSVRNKLAALHADMNVMYEREYNLTRQLSEKCKQYKMHNEQYISPEMEVSVGQLQRNIEAYAEDIIKTEHELLELKIEIKHDISLINNLKRMTLEAESPAKIKTKHNTVEKVKKKETMTTTEETPQVAKNVHEMQFVDNIYEFCDNNASMLV; translated from the exons ATGGCgcctcaacagcaacagcaacagcaactacaacaaaactCTACATTCATCGATGATAATCTTGACACCTGTCCATCGCTATTGAATTTACCTGAAAGCCCCATACTGCCGACCAAACATCAGCATTATCAGCACCGCCAAAATCaagacaataataacaacaacaaccatgaGAAGGGGAACGACAGAGGCAATAAGCCATGCGGCGAACGTCTAGTAGATGCAAAAgtggcaacagccacaactGCAACCCGCGGCTCTGCCCCACAACCAGGGCAAAATCAACAACACGGCAGCAAGGCAGCAAACGGAAATGGCCAACACACGGCCGCCAGTCGATGGCATCGCCATCGCTCCATTTCCCTGTACGGCGTTAATAGCACTGTG GAACAGGGTCATAAGGAAATACCCATTTGGCTGGACGATGATGAGCCGCGTTATGTATCGGGCGTAACAAATAAAACGACATGCAATGACATAATCAAAGCGCTGATTGATGATGAGCTGAGTAATGGCAATGCCCActattgcagcaacaacaacaatcaag atgGCGGCCATGGCACAGCAGCATCGCGTGACTACAGCGATTACGTTATAACGGAACGTTGGCGTGGTATCGAGCGCAGCTACGACGGCAACATGGCCATTTTACCTGTTTGGCGCGCTTGGAGTCGTGTGCACAATGAG ctgCGTCTCTCACTCAAGCATCGTCGAGAGCTCACGGAACCTCCACAGCTGCAGCTAATGCAACTTGCCCCAACCGTTCCTACGCATAATTTCTCCTTGCTCAAGTGGtttaaaaaaacttttacaTCGAAGCGACAAGAAGCAAAAAAGCCAATACCAAAGTTGCCAACACGCCAGCCAAGAC CGAAAGATAAACGTTTACTGGCCAAGGGGCAGCAGGAAATGCCTGATGAACTGCTCTTGATATTACTGCCCGATCAGCATTACGATGCAACCACGGAAGTCAATCGTCAGGCCAAGGCCAAACTATACAAATTAGCCGAGACTCGTGCAACGCAACGGAAACGCCAACGTCAAAGCCGACGCACTCGTCACGAGCCGATTGCCCCAACCGAATCGATTGTGAACAACAATTGCATACGACGGCGACGCAAGGATGCCCCACTGCGTAATAGTGTGCGCAACAAGTTGGCAGCCCTGCACGCCGATATGAATGTGATGTATGAAAGAGAATATAATCTGACGCGGCAGCTATCGGAAAAGTGCAAGCAATACAAGATGCACAACGAGCAATACATATCGCCGGAAATGGAGGTATCGGTGGGTCAACTGCAGCGTAATATTGAAGCTTATGCGGAGGATATTATAAAAACTGAACACGAACTGCTCGAGCTGAAGATCGAAATCAAACATGACATTTCGCTTATCAATAATCTCAAGCGCATGACCCTTGAGGCAGAGTCGCctgcgaaaataaaaacaaaacacaatacGGTtgaaaaagtgaagaaaaaggagacgatgacgacgacagAAGAAACACCTCAAGTTGCTAAAAATGTACATGAAATGCAATTCGTTGATAATATTTATGAGTTTTGCGACAATAATGCAAGCATGTTAGTTTAG
- the LOC133846422 gene encoding mite allergen Der p 3-like produces the protein MHFFKLIYFLLIILCLAVSEELTVRSDRVKRIATPNFDEVFYRTLAKYVVSIRSRTPHKYFGDNHFCGGTIISPIFVITAGHCVMDKRKIMHRSRVILVVAGTPNRLKHILGATLNVPAEKIFVHTNFTLYNTNNIALIKLAESLPSNNKHVGFIKLPSKPPNEGSFFRVMGWGRVYEGGALASRILYVDVMLRNRSFCESIIKYFSAEMLCAGNFVESDEDPCPGDSGDPFIQDLTLYGVVTYGLGCGNTHMPSVYSNVWYHMDWINDILTENSGRKIMEQSLLLRLNLLIIFIMNCFYFDFYKFI, from the exons atgcatttttttaagttaatatACTTTCTATTGATTATATTGTGCTTAGCCGTAAGTGAGGAGCTAACAGTTAGATCAGATCGTGTGAAGCGAATCGCTACTCCAAATTTTGATGAAGTATTTTATCGAACATTGGCCAAGTATGTTGTCTCAATTAGATCACGAACACCGCACAAATATTTTGGCGATAATCATTTCTGTGGCGGCACTATAATATCCCCGATATTTGTGATAACAGCCGGACATTGCGTGATGGA CAAACGCAAGATTATGCATCGAAGTAGAGTGATATTGGTAGTTGCTGGAACTCCAAATCGACTTAAGCACATTCTTGGGGCCACTTTAAATGTACCCGCCGAAAAGATCTTTGTGCACACAAACTTTACGTTGTATAATACAAACAATATTGCGCTCATTAAGTTGGCAGAATCTTTGCCATCGAACAATAAACATGTGGGATTCATCAAGCTGCCATCAAAACCTCCCAATGAAGGCAGTTTTTTTAGAGTGATGGGATGGGGACGTGTTTACGAG GGTGGCGCTCTTGCTTCAAGAATACTTTATGTTGATGTTATGTTGCGAAATCGATCGTTTTGTGAATCTATTATTAAGTATTTCTCAGCTGAAATGTTATGCGCTGGCAATTTCGTGGAGAGTGACGAAGATCCATGTCCTGGTGATTCTGGAGATCCATTCATTCAAGACCTCACGCTCTACGGTGTTGTTACTTATGGTCTTGGCTGTGGCAACACTCATATGCCTTCAGTTTATTCGAATGTGTGGTACCACATGGATTGGATTAATGATATACTCACTGAGAATAGTGGTCGAAAAATAATGGAACAATCTTTATTACTTCGACTAAATCTATTGATAATATTTATCATGAACTGTTTTTACTTcgatttttacaaatttatttga